One segment of Marinobacter sediminum DNA contains the following:
- a CDS encoding LysR family transcriptional regulator, whose protein sequence is MNVPTIRQIRYFIAVANVGQISRAALELNVSQSAVTTAIKQIEEIVGTPLLSRHAGGVALTYEGNIFFDHARRIIGSVEEAVRSPRRLRHDVKGTLRLAMTYTVAGYYIPTYIERFLRVFPGVDLQLTESSRTAIEDGLASGVFDLAVMLTSNIVDQEGISYETLLQSRRRLWLSADHPLLELQSISLADVAAQPYIMLTVDEASNTAQRYWNRTNYRPHTIFRTSSVEAVRSMVASGMGVTILSDMIYRPWSLDGRRVEVTSLADSIPTMDVGLAWATNVEQNTAASAFREFMHVGEEPDVQ, encoded by the coding sequence ATGAATGTACCAACGATCCGTCAGATCCGTTATTTCATCGCTGTCGCGAATGTGGGGCAGATTTCACGCGCGGCTCTGGAGCTTAATGTTTCCCAATCTGCAGTGACGACGGCTATAAAACAGATCGAGGAAATTGTCGGAACACCGCTGCTGTCAAGACATGCTGGTGGTGTGGCACTAACCTACGAGGGCAACATCTTTTTCGACCACGCCCGGCGAATAATTGGTTCGGTGGAGGAGGCAGTCAGGTCGCCGCGCCGCTTACGCCATGACGTAAAGGGCACTCTTCGTTTGGCAATGACCTACACGGTTGCTGGCTACTATATTCCAACTTATATCGAGCGATTCCTTCGCGTCTTTCCCGGGGTTGACCTTCAGTTGACCGAATCTTCGCGAACTGCGATAGAAGACGGGCTTGCTTCGGGGGTGTTCGATCTCGCAGTGATGCTGACCTCAAATATTGTCGATCAGGAGGGAATATCCTACGAAACGCTGCTGCAATCACGTCGCAGGCTGTGGTTGTCGGCGGACCACCCCCTTCTCGAACTGCAATCAATCTCCCTGGCCGATGTTGCTGCCCAGCCCTACATCATGCTGACGGTCGACGAAGCCAGTAACACAGCGCAGCGCTACTGGAATCGCACGAACTATCGACCACATACAATCTTCAGAACGAGTTCAGTTGAAGCCGTGCGCTCAATGGTTGCCAGCGGCATGGGGGTCACGATCCTGTCTGACATGATCTATCGGCCATGGTCGCTGGATGGGCGCCGCGTTGAGGTCACCTCCCTGGCCGACAGCATACCGACAATGGATGTGGGGCTAGCCTGGGCCACCAATGTCGAGCAAAACACGGCCGCTTCCGCTTTTCGTGAATTTATGCATGTTGGTGAAGAGCCTGACGTGCAGTGA
- a CDS encoding ATP-grasp domain-containing protein: protein MSMASEKEMPKEVAAWKDPEMDSVKGTETPKDPNKGYIALLGWSINAIKAAQKFDRRYIVVAPDWAADFCTANKIPFIPWDFIRLNDRSMEIAEKLKAEGVDVAIPLFEETVEWSGAINSVLLDSPRMYGQSILFRDKALMKRRAQLGGIRVGIFEEAHEKDDIVRFMKRVNQTLLKLDGDPDDPIHVKAFDKAGCLGHRMIRTIEEIDHIPDEEYPLLMESHLSGWEFAVEAWIHDGKIKFLNISEYVTLGYSVFVPATEQLESWRNAITKQIELLIKTFDIKFGLIHPEYFVTSDGEMYFGEIAYRPPGFKAFELIERAYGFSAYQASMLVFDPKSTKEEVDAFFPKEVVDAKGYAGCFGVYPRRRVVSKLEMPKETIEHPYFESHELVAPTEETVPDRSAFGTHWGLIFFFGDDPIKMRDLLKAQEDLDFYV from the coding sequence GTGTCGATGGCATCAGAGAAAGAAATGCCCAAAGAGGTCGCAGCCTGGAAGGATCCGGAGATGGACTCGGTTAAAGGAACCGAGACCCCCAAGGATCCAAACAAGGGCTACATCGCCCTGCTTGGCTGGAGCATCAATGCGATCAAGGCTGCGCAAAAGTTTGACCGGCGCTATATCGTGGTTGCTCCGGATTGGGCAGCGGATTTCTGTACCGCAAACAAGATACCGTTCATCCCATGGGATTTTATCCGTCTCAATGATCGCTCCATGGAGATTGCTGAAAAGCTAAAGGCGGAAGGTGTCGATGTCGCCATCCCGTTATTTGAGGAAACCGTCGAGTGGTCCGGTGCCATAAACTCCGTCCTCCTCGACAGCCCTCGTATGTACGGCCAATCTATCCTGTTTCGTGACAAGGCTCTGATGAAGCGCCGTGCACAGCTGGGTGGTATTCGCGTCGGGATTTTCGAGGAAGCGCACGAGAAAGACGACATCGTCCGCTTCATGAAGCGCGTCAACCAGACGTTGCTCAAACTTGATGGTGACCCGGACGACCCGATTCACGTCAAGGCATTCGACAAAGCCGGTTGCCTCGGCCATCGAATGATTCGCACGATAGAAGAAATCGACCATATTCCGGACGAAGAATATCCCCTGTTGATGGAAAGTCACCTGAGTGGCTGGGAGTTTGCCGTTGAGGCCTGGATCCACGATGGCAAAATCAAGTTCCTCAATATTTCCGAATACGTGACATTGGGCTATTCGGTGTTTGTCCCTGCTACCGAGCAACTTGAGAGCTGGCGCAACGCGATAACCAAGCAGATCGAGCTGTTGATCAAAACCTTCGACATCAAGTTCGGTTTGATCCATCCCGAGTACTTCGTCACTTCTGACGGCGAAATGTACTTTGGCGAAATTGCGTATCGTCCGCCGGGGTTCAAGGCTTTCGAGCTTATCGAGCGAGCCTATGGATTCAGCGCGTACCAGGCGTCAATGCTGGTGTTTGACCCCAAGAGCACCAAAGAGGAAGTGGATGCATTCTTCCCGAAGGAAGTCGTCGACGCGAAGGGCTACGCCGGTTGCTTCGGTGTGTACCCAAGACGTCGTGTGGTCAGCAAGCTGGAAATGCCCAAGGAAACGATTGAGCATCCCTACTTCGAGTCTCACGAATTGGTCGCGCCGACAGAAGAGACGGTTCCTGACCGGTCAGCCTTCGGAACCCATTGGGGCCTGATTTTCTTCTTTGGTGACGACCCCATCAAGATGCGGGACCTGCTGAAAGCCCAGGAAGATCTGGACTTCTACGTTTAG